The Coregonus clupeaformis isolate EN_2021a chromosome 27, ASM2061545v1, whole genome shotgun sequence genomic sequence ATCTCCACACTTAATCATATTCACATCTTAGAAAATACCACATGCTAATGTATCTACCTGATCCCATGTGTCCATGATCATGACATCATCGGTAGCCAGATCCTCTTGGGTCATCTCCCCAGGTACCTCCTCAATCTGGGTGGAGGGAaccaggaacattagaaagaccAGGGTTAAAGGGTTAACCACGAATGGCTGATGGTAATAATATGGGACTCACAATGAAGTTTCCGGTCTTGTTGGAGCAGGCAAAGAGCCTGGGTGGATGGGCGTCCAACTTGTCCTTGCTTCTCAGTCTGGAGGAGGTGCGGTACGCTGCCTTCCCTCCCAGAGCCTCCCAGAAGTCATCTGCACAGAGACACACAACAAGCAGTTGGTTAGGACATGccacagccagccacagagcAAAGAAAAGCCAATGTCCATTGGCACAACGTACAGTACATACCAGTCTCTCCGCCCTCAGACAGTTCTGAGGAGGACACCCCCAGAATGTCACAGAGCTGCTGGGTGCCATTTTTCTCAGTGTCACTGGCCCCCTGGCCCACCCACATGAAGGAGGCTGCTGGAGTCACCAGGAGGAAGGCGTCGTTGGAGTTCAGGTTGGAGGACACAGCATCAACCTAGAGGTGGATGGATGAAACATGGTGGGTGGAAAATGACCACAAGTGTCATGTATTTAAATATAGTGCAGTTGAGTAGCTCATTTCAGAAAAACAGGGCCCTATCCCGATGTTACTCACCTCCACAGCTCTTGTGCACCCTGCAGAGTTGGAGCGCACCTGGAAGAGTCGTGTTTCAGCGGGAGCGGACTGACCCCCGTCTCTGGACGTACCTCCCTTGTACACCACCATGGGCTGTCCCCTGAACAGGCTCATGAGGTGAGCTGGCTCCTTGCCCTGGACTACCCTCACCTGGACCACAGAGCAAACTAGTTAACAAACATCTATACTGTTGTGATGTAGTTGGACACATTGTTAATCATGGTGATTCATGCTGTAATTTCACAAAAATTATATTCTGTGCAATAAGAAATTCTGAGACCAAATGCAGGGAAAATCAAAAAGCTGTGGATCTTTGGAAGAATATAATTGTATTGAATTACATCTATTTGGAAATCTAGATTTATTTGCGATGCAGCCTTGCATGTGTCTACAATAATATCCCACAGGGTGGCAGCAGTGAGCTCTGAACAACAACAGGGTAGGAGAACTCTGACAGAGTTAAGTGTTCCATGGCACTCCCTACCCTAATCTCCCAGGATGcggtgcgtctgtctgtctgtctagctgtctgacAGCAGGACATCCTGTTTGCTGGATGCAGCCAGTTTGCCTCATCATCCGCCAGCACAAAGGGgacttctctccccctcccaggCCGACGGACTGTGTGGCTTTCTCACTGTTTAGTCACTCAAGAGTGTGTTTGTTCTCCTCTCAACACCATTCCTGAAATGTTGGGACCTGCGTGGGCATGCACAAAGCCTCGTTTCAGATGTTTTCCTCCCAAAATTGGAGACTGCTGGACGGAGGGCTAGAGAGAAATTAGGTGCATATTGCACAGAGTGAAAGTACCTCTGTACTGAAAACTTGTGAGGCAAGGTTGCATGTTTATAGTGTGCTGACTTATTTTCATGCATTTCTATGCATTAAGTTCCTCTAAATGCTGTTTATTTTGCACGACTATGTATCATACCGTTACAAATGTATGATAGGTGTCGTCAGCGTTTAGACATCATGGACAGTTGCTTGGAATATAAACAGGTTTGTGACTGAAGTTTCCACCCTGGTGGGCTTCTACACAAATGTAGGATTACTGTTAGTCATGCATTATAACACATCAATAACATAACTACGCAGTGCACAGCAAACATTttcacactgtatatagacaggagGGTGAGACACTGACAggcatagacagacacacacagacagatacacagcAAGAGATGGTCACAGACATTCCCAGAGCCTGGAACCTTATACAGAGCCAAGGCATGATCTAGCTAAATCATAAAGAACTGCAGTATAAAAGACAACCTAGAATCACTGGTGGCCTCTAGATAACCTATGCAATGGTCCTTGCTTGAGTTGAGCAAATTTCTTAAGGACAAGCAAGAGAGCTCTTCGTCCCCACAGCAGGTCAGATAATAGGCTGGTCTGGGATCAGTAGCTATGTGTCAGAGTGATAATGCAACAGGATCAGGGAGGGCAAAGGGATCTCCCTCATAAACATGGCTTTGGAATGTCCTGTTTGGGGTCCCTGTTGATTTCAACCGGCTGATTTCTCTGTAAACACATTGAGCCATATCAGTTAAATACAGAGATTCTAAGCCCCCCATGCCTGGTCTATGTACTGAGTCATGCAGCCCTGACAGGGGAGTACCTGGGTGGTAATAGGAGCCCCAGAAACCTGGAAAAAACAAAGAGGCAGGAAATGACAGGAAGCAAtggtggaggaagagggagaatgaGCAGACACACTGGTAAGGAAGGAGGTTACTGGGCTCAATATAGATGAGGCCAAGAGGAAAGTATAGAAAAAAGGAATATGCGATGGGAAAAGAAAGCCACttcttccacacacacacccactcattcattACCTGCACAGGCCCACCACCAAGCTCATCGTCCAACTGGGCACCCAAGATGGCTGAAGCACCAATTTCGTCATGGGAAGAATCACTTCCCTGCCTGAGAGAGACTCCAGTTAGCAGGCAAAATATCTCTACTGATAGTTTCTACTGTTTATTTTCCATCATTTTAATTCTATTTTAATGTCTCTCTTACCACATGTAGATAATATGTCCTTGGCGTCCTCCATGGTGGTAGTTGTAGAGGATGATGTAACTGTCTCCCCCGTAGAATTGTCCATGTGTGGAGGGGTCCACTTCCACCTTGTCTGATCCCTCAATACGCCAGATCTGtccatacacatacacatgatgTAACCCCTAGTTGTGGCAGGCTACTGAAACAAAGCTGTATATGTAAATACAGCTTGAATAATGCAGAATCATGTCCCTCTCATTTGGTTGCTATCTGTTCATCAGAGATTTACTACTTTAATATCCTTCCTGTTTTGACTGCATTGGGCTGAAACCCAAACATGACTGCCTCACAGTACCTCATAGAATGCTATTACTGTATAATAGCCCTTCTTTATAAAGTTGATAGTTACTCATAGCAATACTCATCCTGATAGTTACTCTAAGAAAGATGAATGGGAAGGCTTGCCGTACAATGTGTACACATGCTCCGGCTCCTCATCTCGTCCACCTACCTGCTTCTCTCCGTTGCCGCCGTCCACCATGCCGTGCTGGGCAGCCATGGCAGGGGAGTCGTGGAGCGTGGCGGCATCAAAGGACACCTTCACTATCTTGGCGATGCTGTTGGAGACGTAGGCCACACCCAGGCCCTCTGTCTGGTCCTTGTCACGCCAGTTCTTGAAGAACTGCTTGAAGAGAGGCGTCTCTCCCATCTCCGGCAGGATCTGCACCTGGGTGTGTTTGGGGTACCCCATCTTCTTGATGAACTCATCTGCTGCTTTCATGGCTGCCTTACGCTCCTCCAGGTTGGCTTCTTTGCCTGGGTGAGAGTACGTGGGAGAGGGAAGAAAAATTCAAAAAATAGGTTTCATTAATTCAACCACTTAGAACTCTAAAGACTGAAAATCAACATTTACGTATAACTATCACCATGGTATATAACTGAGGACCATTATCTTTGGAAAGAATAAACCTCTTCCAGTTCCATCATATAATCTCTGTGTGACACTGTTCAATGTCTCATTCTCTAAATGTGGTCTGTAATGCTATACCTTAAGTGTTACCAAATGGACATGAAAGCAGCCATACCATGCCAAAACAAGTCTAGCTACTGTGCTTTCATTGACTTGCTGAATTGATGGTATTTCTAACTGTGAAAAATCAGCTGATCATAAACATTTCTTTGATATTGGGTGACCCCTGCTGACCTTTCCAGACGAAGATCTTGCCATCAGAGCCGTGATCCAGGATGAAGCAGTCGCTGGACTCCAGTGCACTCTGGGAGAATGGGTTCTCTGCTGCCACCATGGACATGGCCATGTCTCCACTGCCATTGGACacctgggggagaggaggagagacagaggaagagttgTAGAGGAGAGATCAGAGACGTGTTTTTCTCGTTAGGCACAGGTGTATGTGAAAAGTCCTCATAATGCAACTAGACCAGTTGGATGTTCGTTTCAGTGGTTTGTTCACTGTTCTCCCACCTTGTACAGTTTGGCCATCTTCCTGTTTGAGGCATCTGCTTTGATGTCATCAGAGGATCCTTCAGGCAGGTCTGGTTTATCTCCCAGAACCTGAAGACGCACAGAGAAGATCCCTTTTAGAAGTACTTCAGAAAATAAAACAATACTTTTACCACAGCTGGAGTTCATTAAAATGTCCATTATACACCATAATAGACATCAACCaatcacagacacagagagagataaagagagtaaGAAGACTCTCCTGTTCTTTAATTGTTTATGATCTCACCTCTATCATCttgtctctctctgccccctcgtcACACACGTAAACGCGGGCTCGCCCACTGCGCTCGTTGTCACGGATACCCTTGGCAACCTGGGTGGCCTTCAGCTTCTCAAAGCGGTTGCTCTGGGAACCACACCACTGGTAGATATCCTGTGAGAGGAGGGACACACAACACAAAAGACAGGAATAAGCTAAGGAGCTTTTATTAATTTCATTTTCTTAttcttgttttgttttataccctttgcTGTACAGTGtccttgttttttttttaaaggcgcATAAAATCCcatttatcattattattatcatcattatcattatcattatcattattatcatGTGGTCAG encodes the following:
- the LOC121541724 gene encoding gelsolin-like isoform X1, encoding MVYHPEFEKAGQQSGLQVWRIEKFDLVAVPENLYGSFYTGDAYLVLNTIKQRSGNLQYDLHFWLGDFCTQDESGAAAIFTVQMDDYLGGKPIQYREVQGHESKVFLGYFKAGLKYLKGGVASGFKHVVTNEVVMQRVLQVKGRRVVRATEVPVSWDSFNQGDCFILDLGSDIYQWCGSQSNRFEKLKATQVAKGIRDNERSGRARVYVCDEGAERDKMIEVLGDKPDLPEGSSDDIKADASNRKMAKLYKVSNGSGDMAMSMVAAENPFSQSALESSDCFILDHGSDGKIFVWKGKEANLEERKAAMKAADEFIKKMGYPKHTQVQILPEMGETPLFKQFFKNWRDKDQTEGLGVAYVSNSIAKIVKVSFDAATLHDSPAMAAQHGMVDGGNGEKQIWRIEGSDKVEVDPSTHGQFYGGDSYIILYNYHHGGRQGHIIYMWQGSDSSHDEIGASAILGAQLDDELGGGPVQVSGAPITTQVRVVQGKEPAHLMSLFRGQPMVVYKGGTSRDGGQSAPAETRLFQVRSNSAGCTRAVEVDAVSSNLNSNDAFLLVTPAASFMWVGQGASDTEKNGTQQLCDILGVSSSELSEGGETDDFWEALGGKAAYRTSSRLRSKDKLDAHPPRLFACSNKTGNFIIEEVPGEMTQEDLATDDVMIMDTWDQVFVWIGNEAHEEEKSEAMASAVRYIETDPANRDRRTPIVKIKQGFEPPTFTGWFLGWDHEYWTSDPLERAMAELEL
- the LOC121541724 gene encoding gelsolin-like isoform X2; translated protein: MVYHPEFEKAGQQSGLQVWRIEKFDLVAVPENLYGSFYTGDAYLVLNTIKQRSGNLQYDLHFWLGDFCTQDESGAAAIFTVQMDDYLGGKPIQYREVQGHESKVFLGYFKAGLKYLKGGVASGFKHVVTNEVVMQRVLQVKGRRVVRATEVPVSWDSFNQGDCFILDLGSDIYQWCGSQSNRFEKLKATQVAKGIRDNERSGRARVYVCDEGAERDKMIEVLGDKPDLPEGSSDDIKADASNRKMAKLYKVSNGSGDMAMSMVAAENPFSQSALESSDCFILDHGSDGKIFVWKGKEANLEERKAAMKAADEFIKKMGYPKHTQVQILPEMGETPLFKQFFKNWRDKDQTEGLGVAYVSNSIAKIVKVSFDAATLHDSPAMAAQHGMVDGGNGEKQIWRIEGSDKVEVDPSTHGQFYGGDSYIILYNYHHGGRQGHIIYMWQGSDSSHDEIGASAILGAQLDDELGGGPVQVRVVQGKEPAHLMSLFRGQPMVVYKGGTSRDGGQSAPAETRLFQVRSNSAGCTRAVEVDAVSSNLNSNDAFLLVTPAASFMWVGQGASDTEKNGTQQLCDILGVSSSELSEGGETDDFWEALGGKAAYRTSSRLRSKDKLDAHPPRLFACSNKTGNFIIEEVPGEMTQEDLATDDVMIMDTWDQVFVWIGNEAHEEEKSEAMASAVRYIETDPANRDRRTPIVKIKQGFEPPTFTGWFLGWDHEYWTSDPLERAMAELEL